One part of the Rutidosis leptorrhynchoides isolate AG116_Rl617_1_P2 chromosome 1, CSIRO_AGI_Rlap_v1, whole genome shotgun sequence genome encodes these proteins:
- the LOC139885732 gene encoding protein DMP3 gives MSLRATQPTTTASDDTSTTEPPTTRPQPLPSALSQTLTNTANLAKLLPTGTLLVFQILTPIFTNNGSCDSTTRSLTAILLVLLAVSCFLACFTDSFKTDDGQLYYGFATFHGMWLFDYYDSKNVPDLRKYRLMFIDWVHAVLSVLIFGAIALRDKNVVNCFYPSPGHETEEVLDIVPIGVGLISSGLFVLFPTRRHGIGYPVTHDNTDTD, from the coding sequence ATGTCTTTACGAGCTACACAACCAACCACGACAGCGTCCGACGACACCTCCACCACAGAACCTCCAACGACCCGCCCACAACCACTACCATCGGCACTCTCCCAAACGCTTACAAACACTGCAAACTTAGCCAAACTCCTCCCAACTGGGACCCTTTTAGTCTTCCAAATCCTTACACCTATTTTCACCAATAACGGCTCGTGTGACTCCACCACTCGTTCACTAACCGCCATCTTACTCGTTCTGTTAGCCGTTTCCTGCTTTCTCGCTTGCTTCACCGACAGTTTTAAAACAGATGATGGTCAGCTTTATTATGGGTTTGCAACTTTTCATGGAATGTGGCTTTTTGACTACTATGATTCAAAAAACGTACCCGATTTAAGAAAGTACCGCTTGATGTTTATTGATTGGGTTCACGCGGTACTTTCGGTATTGATTTTTGGTGCAATAGCATTGAGAGATAAGAATGTGGTTAATTGTTTTTACCCAAGTCCGGGACATGAAACTGAAGAAGTTTTGGATATTGTTCCTATTGGTGTTGGTCTGATTTCGAGTGGTTTATTTGTTCTTTTTCCGACTAGAAGACATGGGATTGGCTACCCTGTTACACATGATAATACTGATACTGATTGa